The DNA segment GAGGCCAAAGCCGAAGACTCGGTCAAGACGGCCCTTCGAAGCCCGCTGCTCGACGTCGACATCTCGGGTGCCAGCTCCGCGCTGGTCAACGTCACCGGTGGCAACGACATGTCCATCGAGGAGGCCGAAGGCGTCGTCGAAGAGATCTACGACCGCATCGACCCCGATGCCCGCATCATCTGGGGAACTTCGATCGACGAGTCGCTCGAGGGTCGCATGCGCACGATGATCGTCGTCACGGGCGTCGAATCCCCACAGATTTACGGCCGACCCGAGGGTGAAGCCGTCCAGCCACAGGGCCAGGATATCGACTTCATCGACTGAGACGGGGTACAGTCGTCGGTAGAAGATCGTTATCCCGGGAATTCGGTCTCGATGATTCCAAAATCGGGCCTGAACGACCCAGAGCCGCCTCATATCGTTTCGACCTCGTTTGACTTTTCGCCGAGCAGTTCCTCGTAGAGCGCTCTCGACTCGTTACGTCGTCACGTCCGGCTGTGCACCGGCTATTCACGTCACCAGGTCCGACTTCCCACTCGAGAGGTCCACGAGTCCCGACACGTAAAGCAAGCTTCCGGCGAGCAACGCAACCCCGACGGGAAGCAGCCAGGGGATGACGGTCAACAGTGTGCCACTGGCCTGGATGCCGAGGACGAGCAGAATCATCGGCGCACAACAGACCGAGCCCGAAAGCAAGGCGGGTACGGAGGCGGCAACCCCAGCACCGGCTCCGATGCCGCAGGCTTTCGGTTGGACCAGTGCCAGATACGCCAGCGCGAGATTCAGTCCGACCAGGGTGGCCAGCAACGTGCCAATTGCGGCGTCGATCGGCGAGAACAGCAGGCTTCCGATGCCGAACTCGAGGAACGCGACCGGTTCGAACGAGAGGGGACCACGTCGCTCGAGCATCCGTGCGGCCGGGTCGTTCACGACCAGCCAGTCGAAGCCAGCCGTCGCTCGAAACTGCAGGTGGTCGGTGGCCCACAGATACGAGAGCAAGTAAATCCCGGCGGCGAACGTCGTGACCACAAACCCGTCCCAGCGACGGAGGGTAAAGCCGATGGCACGCATCGTTCGTCGCAGCGGGTGGACGACCCGGCGTCGGAGCCGTTTTCGATGAGGGTGTTGCGGTGACATCGCGTTAGTCTATCAGCGCCGTACTCGGATAGAAGCCGGCCCAGGCGAACCACATGGCGTCGAACGCGTAGACGGACTCGAGTGGTAGCTCGTCCGGTTCGTACGTCGTTCCATCTGCAGTGACGACGGTACCCGTGTCGCCATCGTACTCGTAGGTGTCGCCATCGCTTCGATACAGGTGGCCAGCGCCGATTCGGTCGTCGTAGATGGCGAGGTACGTCTCCTCACGGTCGGTGACCGATGCTGACGAGAGCACCCCCTCGTCTGCCAGCCTCTCGAGGTCGAACGCGAGCGGCCCATCCACGGGGCGGGCACCGAGAACCATTCGTTTGTTCGGCAGGCGCTCGTCGGTCGAAAGCGGGGTGAACATCGTCGGCGAGTCCTCCCAGTAGTAGCCGTCGGCCGGGTTGTACGAGCCGTAGGGGTCACTGTTGTAGTCTCTCGCGTAGCCCGTATCGGTCGTCAACACCCGCGTCTCCGGATACGCCGCTTTCCACCGCCCCCAGGTCGACCAGTGGACGGGAATTTCCTCGAGCGACGCGCCCTCGAGCGGGCCGTCGATAGCCGTGGCGAGTATCTGTGGCCATCGGCTGTCGCCTTCCCGATCGTACATGACTAGATTGCTGTTGACGAGGGTGCCGGAAACGCCGAACTCAACGCCGTTTCTGGCGAACCCCATCGCGGTTCCGGTCAGCGGGCAGTAGGTGATGGCGACTGACTCATCACCAACGTCGTCGTTGACGATTTCGTGGTAGACGAGCACCGATTGTGGATACGCTCGAACGTCCCCATCGATAACCAGGCCGAAGACGGGGTCGCCGTCGTCGAGCCGGTTTCCGACGTCATCGACGCCTTCGAACGTCGGGTCGTCTATCGAGGGAATGCCGTCTTTGGGAACGCCCCCGCTGATGGTCTCCTCGCGAAGGGTTTCTGGCGGGTACTCGAGCGGCAGTTGCTCGTCTGCGAGGGGAATGTCGGTTTCTTCGAGGGCCGATTCGTCGGGACCGTCCACCGCCGTCTCCCGGGTAGCCGACGCCCCGTCGCCTCCGGTGTCGGCATCGCCGGTCGTTTCGTCGCTATCGTACAGCCCATCGTCGCTGTCACCGAAACAGCCCGCCAGCCCGCCGAGGACCGTTCCGCTGGCTAGCGCAAGGATGTGCCGCCTCGAGGGGCGTGACATACGACGGGATAGGTCTTTGTTGTACGAGATGATGACGCGGATATGGGTCTGGGATGCACGACCGTGTCCGTTTCCCTGCTGATCGGTTAGGGCAATCGACAGCGATCTTTTGGGCATCCCCGAGTCGTCACTGGAAACAGAGCCACTCGGAACCCTTCCAACCGTCGATCGAACGGTGAAACCGAACAACGCCATCCGGTTTCACTCACCGGTTCAGGTTCGGGGAGTCAGGCAGTACTCCGTCGCGCGTCGACTGATGGGTGAAAACAAACGGTAACAGACGATTTCGCCGGTGCAGGGTCGGAGACCAATTCAGTCGTCGGCTGCTGCCGTCCCAGAGCCCGAATCGGCCTCGAGATCGCCTTCGATACTGGGGGGATACTTACCGCGTTCGAGCTTCAGGTCGCTCGTGGGGCGAGCCATACACGTCAGTGCGTACTGTTCTGCCTCGGCTTCGGTCAATCCGCGGGCTGCGGGCTGGGTGACCTCTCCCTCGAGAATTTCCGCCGAACAGGCCAGACACATTCCTACACGGCAGGAGTACTCCTGGGCGATTCCTTCCTCGAGACAGCGGCTGAGAATCGTCTCTTTGTCCGAACAGGTGATCGTCTCGCCGGTCCCCACGAATTCGACGGTGTACTCGGTCATGCTCGCGGCTACGTCAGAGGGGTGTAAAACTCTTTATTCCCTATCTGTCCGGATCGAAAGGACACATTCCGGGCGCGACGGACGGGTCGGCGGGCGCGCAGGAAAAACGTTTTCTTGACGGGGTGACCAGAGACGAGTTATGAGCAGCATGGAGCAGTCGGCGTCGACGACGGCGAATCGAAATCTGTCGCCTGACGTCGTCGTCGTCGGTGCCGGTACGGCAGGATGCTATGCGGCCGCCACCGTCGCCAATGCCGGCTACGACGTGGTCGTACTCGAGCGGAAAACGGAGGAAGAAGCGGGACACATCGCCTGCGGAGACGCCTTGAAGGGGGCTGATGCGTTCCCCGAAGCCATCCCGAAATCACGGATCCAGTCGGCGTTCACGAACACCGACGTCGACCACGGACGCTTCGAAATTCCACAGGAGGATACCGTCCTCGAGATTCCGGTTCCCGGCGAGCTCGCCGTCATCGACCGGTGGGAGTACGGGCGCAAGATCATCGAGGGTGCCGACGACGCTGGGGCGGACTTTCATTACAACACGGTCGTCCAGGACGTCGTCCAAGCCGACGACGGCCGCGTGACGGGTGTCAAAGCCATGTCCCGTGGGACACCGCTATCCTACGAAGCCGACCTCGTTATCGACGGTGCCGGCTCGCTGTCCGTGCTCCAGGACAAAGTCGACTTCTCGAACTCCACTTTCGACACCAACGTCAACTACTCGCAGTTCTGTTCGGCCTACCGGGAAATCGTCCACGTCGACGAACCGGTCGAGTGGTCCGACGCGCTGGTTTTCAAGCCCACCGAGCGTGCCGCAGGCTATCTCTGGTATTTCCCCCGGACCGAGACCGAGATCAACGCCGGGCTGGGCTTTCAGATGACCGAACAGCCGATGCAACTCGTCGAGGACCTCAAACGCGACCTGCGAAATCGACCGGAGTTTGCTGGCGCGCGCGTCGAAGACAAACTCGGTGCGGCTCTGCCGACGCGTCGCCCCTACGACTCCGCCGTTCACCCCGGCTTCGTTGCCGTCGGTGATGCCGCCGGCCACGTCAACCCAACCACCGGCGGCGGCATTGCCGGAGCTGCTTACGCCGGCAAGTACGCCGCCGAACAGGCTATCGAAGGTCTCGAGAACGGCTCCCTCGACGAGGCAACTCTCTGGCGGTACAACGAACGCGTCATGGACCACTACGGCGCGCGCTACGCCGCACTCGACGTCTACAACATCCTCTCGACGGCCGTCGACGTCGACGACCTCATGGGCCTGCTCGCGGCTATGCCCGGCGACAAACTCGCCGAAGCGCTCTACTCGGGCAGCACGGACATCGGTATGAAACTCAAAATCGAGGCCTTGCTCAAAAGTCGCGGCCACTGGGGGACTATCTGGAACCTCTATCAGACCAAACGTCGCGCCGACGAGATCATGGCCCACTACGAGAACTATCCCTCGAGTCCGGCGGAGTTCGAAGGGTGGCAAACGCGGCGCGATGAACTGATGGAGACCGTCTACGAGACGACGGGTGCCGATCCGAAGTACTAAGCACCTTTTTCTCGCTCGAGTCGGCCCTGCCGACCGCTCGCGACAAAAATCTGTCCGACGAGCGCAAGCGCTCGCTGACCGTTGTCTCGCTTTGCTCGACAAGCGATCAAAAAGGCCGCTGGCTCACCCTGTTCGCGCGCGGTGAGCGTCTCTTTGGGTCCCTGCCCTCCCCCGAAGCGTGCCTCTCTCGCTGTCGCTCGAGACGCACGCTTGGCCAACGAAACGAGGCGTCTGCGAAACGGTTATCGACACGGATGCGCAGACAGTTACCGGCCCGACTGCTCGAGACTTACGCGCTCGATTGCACCGGCAAGGACGTCGATACCGTGGCGGAGACTGGCCTCGTCGACGTCGAACGTCGAGGTGTGATGGCCGCCGGGATGGTCCGTGCCGACGCCAATGTAACACGCCAGGCCGCCGTTCTCCTGCACCCGTTGCATCAGGAACGTCGCATCTTCGCTGCCGCCCAGTTTGTCGCGCTCGAGCACGCGTTCGACCCCTGTCGTCGCCCCGGCGACATCGGCCACTATCGAGACGAGTCCCTGGTCGCTCGTCGCGCTGGGAGCTTCGGCACCGAGTTCGACCTCGAGTTCACAGTCGTGCATTTCGGCGGCCGAGTCCATTACACGCTGACTCTTCTCGCGCATGTACTCCATCAGTTCGGTCGTCTCGCCTCGAACTTCCGCGACGAGACGGGCTTCCTCCGCGATGATGTTCGCTGCAGAGCCCCCCTCGATGACGCCGGCGTTGACCCGCGTCTCCCCCGCGGAGTGGCGCGGAATCGCGTACAGGTTCTGGACCGCGGTAGCGAGCGCCTGATTTGCGTTACGTCCCTCCTCCGGTCGAGCGCCCGCGTGAGCAGGCTCGCCCGAAAACGTTGCCTCGAGGTGGGAAACAGCGAGGAAGCCGTCGATACCGGCGACGATCTCGCCCGTGGGGTGGTCGAGGCCGATGTGCATCGCGAGCAAGTACTCGACGTCCTCGATGTGTTCGCTTTCGGCCATCGACTTGGCGCCCCCGATAACCTCCTCGGCTGGCTGGAAAAAGACTTTCAGCGTCCCCGAAAAGTCGCTGTCTGCGATCGCGTCGATAACGCCGATTCCGATGGTCGCGTGGGCGTCGTGCCCGCAGGCGTGCATCGCTCCGTCGTGTTCTGAACGAAAGCCCATTTTTGCGGGTTCGTGACTCGTCTCCTCGGCTTCCGCTCGAGGGAGGCCATCGATGTCCACACGAAGCCCGACTGTGGGTCCTTCGCCCCGACGGAGGACGGCAACCGCACCGGTGTACCCTCCCTCGAGGGACTCGAGCACGTCGGCGTCGATGTCGTACTCGCTCGCCTGCTCGTACCAGGCCTCGAGTTCGGTCTCGTCAGGAACGGCCAGGCGGTGCTCGCCGGCGATGGCATCCGGCCCGACGTACAGTTCGTCGATATCGGCCTCGAGAGACTTCAGGGCGTCCACGATGCGCGCGGTCGTGTAGAACTCCCGCCAGGCCGGTTCGGGTTTGCGGTGCAGGTCTCGGCGTAACGAAACGAGTTGGTCGTCGTCCATACGGGGGTGTTGGTGGCAGGGCTCAAAGCAGTAGTGGAGACGGAACCGACTGCAAAGTTGTGTGGTGATTCTCTGAACGATTCGGTATGGTACAGTGATCGGGTCCGCTCGAGCGACCTGGTAAACCCACTGCGCGTTCACAGAAGGATGTTCGTGACGCCCGTGCTTTCGAGGAGCATCCAGCCGACAAACAGCACGTAGACGCTGATCAGCAGCCACGCTTCCCGATTGGTGAGTTCAAAGTCAGTTCGGGCCGCCGCGAATACGATTATCGTGGCAACCACGAGAAAGCCCATGAGGGGTGCCGCGACGCCGAAATCGATCGGCGTCGCACCAGCCAGAAGGACGCCGACCGGGATGGCAACGAGCAAGTCGAAGATGTTACTTCCGAAGACGTTGGCCAGACTGATCGTGGAATCGCCTGACCTCGAGGCACGAATGCTAATGATTGCGTCGGGGAGGCTGGTCGCGGCCGCGATGATGGTTATCCCCCACAGAAACGACGGTGTGTCGAAGTAAATGCCGAGATCGACGGCCGCACCGACGAGTATCTCGACCCCGACGAGGATGGCAAGGAGAGACAGCGCCAGCGCCGCCCACTGTTTGCCCACGTTGATCTCGGGTGGGGATAGATCCGCCCGGTAGTCGGCCGCCTCCTGGTACTGAATAAAAATATACAGTCCGTACAACGCTAACGGAAACAGTGCGAGCAACCGCGTGATTTCACCGAACAGCGCCCCATCGTCGCTGGGGAAATAAATGACCGCCAGACTGAACGTCAGGAGGAGGGTCGCGACGGAGATAATGTAAAACTGCGCCTCTCGATAGACCAGCGCACGATTCGATTCCAGCGTCTCCCGATTGACGAGTGCGGCCACTGCCGGGATTACCAACACGTTGAACAGCGCTGACCCGACGATCGCGGCGACGCCGAGTTCGAACTCGCCGTAGCGAAGCGTCGCGATGACGACGCTCGCAATTTCCGGAAAACTCGAGCCAACGGCAGTGAGAATCGATCCCTGGACGATAGCCGGAAGCCCATAGTGCAGTGCCAGTCGGTCCGTGGCGGTCTCGAGGGCAATACTCCCCCACCAGATAATCGCCGTTGCTGCTCCGACGAGAACGGCAAGCCACAGCAACGTGTACATATCACAACGACTACCGTGGACCTAAAAGAATCCCATTGTCTCCGTTTCGTCCGGCTTTCTCCGTCTCGAGTGGGTCGAATTTCGTGAGAGTACGCAGAGCAGATTCGGGAGTGTGCGCAGAGAAAGGAACTGGACTACTCGTTGGGGTGATAGCTGGATCGGGCTGACGACTCCCCCAAGCTACACCAAACCGGCTCAGTTCCGTCCGCGCCCCATGTTGTGTATCTGTTCGACCTCGGCCTCGATGTGGACGGAATCGGGGAAGTTCTGGGAGGCGATGTTCCGTGCGAGGTTGTCGTGGCCGTGAATCTCGAGTTCTCGGGTGAACACGGTGTAGGTCCAGGAACCGAACTTCCGGTCGTCGTCGGCGTGCAACCGTCGGTGCTGTGGGACGGTGTGGTCCTCTGGTGGATGCGAATGTGGGCCTTTCAGCGCTGCGCCCTTCTTTTCTGCAGTCTCTTTGATGTCGTTCACGATGCTATCGAGGGCTTTTCGGTCGCCACTCTGGAGTGTGAGGCGGGTGACGAAGGTCATTGTTGGTCTATCTGTGTGCGACCGCGACAGAAAAAGCTGCTGAGATGGCTGTCGTCGAGACGGTCCGATATTCTCTTAACGTCCGGTCTGCTATTTGCGGTAATGGCAGTCGAAGCTACGAGCGCAGGCGCAATCCTCTTTCGCGACACGCGGGGCCGGCGCGAGTATCTTCTACTCAAGAGCCGCCCGGGCGACTGGGAGTTTCCGAAGGGCGGTGTCGAAGGAGATGAAGAACTACAGCAGACGGCTATCCGCGAAATCAAGGAAGAGGCAGGTATCGACCAGTTTAGACTACTCGACGGCTTTCGCGAGGACTACAGTTACGTCTTCGAAGCGAACGGCACGACGATCCACAAAACCGTCCACCTGTTCGTCGCGAAATCCTACGAAGCGAGTGCGGAGCTCTCGAAGGAACATCGCGACCTGCAGTGGCGCGATTACGAACAGGCGGTCAACACCGTCACACAGGATGGGCCACGCGAAATCCTCGAACAGGCCCACGATTACCTCGACGATCTCGCTGAAGCAGACGAGATCTGACAGGTCAGTCCACCCCATTTTTCAGGGGTCTCGAGCGATGTCTTTACTCACGCACTGACACACTTGTCCGTAACTACTCTCTTCGTATCATAACACTATTTAAACTGGAGTATATGCAGGTACGTTCTAAGACCGACGCTGACCTCCTTCGTTCTAAAGTCGTCGCTTACACTGTTCCAGGGTTATTTTCAGTAGGTGTCAGTATCGTCCTCCACTAGTATCATCGTTTCAGGAACATCACTTCGAATATATGTCTGACGTTAAATATATATGAATAGCGTGTGTTGATACCGGTGGTTACACCATGTTAGAAGATGGCTTATCGTACCCGGCACGCGGTGACTGGATCGGACGAATACTCATCGGGACGGTCCTTGGGTTCCTCTCGTTCCTGTTAATTCCGGCGTTCCTGGTCGGTGGATACCTGATGCGCGTTCTCGAGAAAACTGTTGCAGGAGATGATGAACCTCCTGAATTCGACGATTGGGGTGATCTCTTAGTAAAGGGTATCGTGGCTTCGATCATCGGCTTCGTGTATGCCCTCGTTCCGACGGTCCTGTACTCTGTCGTCGTGATGACGCTCGTCGGCGGTGGTGCACTGCTCGGCGGCGACGGCGGTGGTTTGCTCGCCGGACTGGGAATCATGACCATCCTCGCGTATATCCCGCTGATGTTCATCATCCTGTATATCGTTCCGGCGGCATTGACGAACTACGCCGTCGAAGGTTCTATCGGGGCCGCGTTCGACATCGGCACGATCAAACCCGTCGTTCTCAGCATGGAATATCTGCTGGCAATGCTCATGCCCGTGGTTGTCGCCATCGGCGTCAACATCGTTGCGAGCGTACTCGCAATCACTGTGGTGGGACTGTTGCTCGTCCCGTTCCTGTACTTCTACATGTACGTGGCCGTCTTCCGCATGTTCGGGATCGCGTTCGCGAACACCAGCCAGACGTCGGTCAGTGGCACGAGCACCTCGGCATCTGCACTCTGAAGCCCACTCCGTAGCAGCAACCTTTTTTCGACGCCACACGAACCGTAGCTGTGCCCCTCTCAGACCGCGAATTCCTGTTCGAACTTCGCTGTTGTCGATGGGTCGAAGCGGCCTGGGAACCGGCTCGAGCCAACTCGAACGTCCTCGTCGCCCGCCAGCTTGGCACGAAACGCCGTCGCTGGGATACGATCGTCTTCGAGTGTGACTCCGACGCGCTCGCTCACCGTGCCAACTTCGGCCCGGAGCGACTCGACAGCGATCTGTTGCACGTCATCCGCAACGCACCCGCGGAGTGGGCTTACTATCGCGACGCCCTTCCAGACCCCGGCTATCCGTGGCGATACGTCCGTGAGGCGATACACGAAGCCGACGAGCGAGAGGTTCTCGAGACGCGACGGGCTGGAAACCGCATCGAAATCCGCCGGCGGTGGCCCTATCGCGAGTGGGTCGATCGGATCATCGCCATCGAGAACAAACCCGACCTCGACGCGAGTGCGGCCCGGTCGCTGGGCCCCCAACTCGAGTACGACGTTGCCCTCGGGCTGGCCGACGAAGTCTGGGTCGCGACCAACCGGACGGACGAACGTGTCCAACCTGCCTTGCTCGAAGGGGTTCCCGTGCAGGCCGGCATTCTCTCACTCGATGCCGAGTCGCTCGAGGCCGAAACCGTCTGGCACCCGCGAACGCTCGCCGTCGACGAGCCGGGAACCCGCATCCTCGAGCGCCCCGATGGCGGATCACACGACGCGTCCGCCGCTCGTTTCGAGTACGTCTCCTCGGCGACGAAAGCCCGACGGCGACTCGAGATAGCCGAACGGGCCTACGAACGCGGCTGGCGTTCGTTCGTCGACACGATGCGACCCGACTGCCGCCACTTCGAACTCCGATCCAACAGTCAGTTTCTCCCCTACTGTCGAGCAAAAGAGCGATGTCAGACTGGCCGCGAGTGTCGTGGCTCGTGTCCGGCGTTCGAGCCCGAGCCACCGGCCTGGCGGACCAAGGGATGGCCAATCGAAGGCGGGCCCGGAAAACGATGTCGCCAGTTGCTCGAGGCTCGACGTGAGCGTCGACGGCCCGGTCGGTGACCGCCCAGTCGCCGGGGGACTCGTCCCTCGAGTCCCTCCGCCCGTTGACGAATTACGCGACGACGACCTCGAGTGCGTCCCGCTCGACGGTCAGTCGGAAGGTCGGCACGGTTCGATATTCGACCTCGACGACGTCCTTTCGTCGGAGACTCTGTAACGCCGAGCGAACGTCCTCGGCCGAGGGGTCGATGTCGAAGGCGTCTCGCAAATCGTGGAGGACGGAGACCACGCTCTGTGAGCGCTCGTCGGGTTCGGCGAGCACCCGAACGACCTGGGCGTGTAACTCGGGCACGCGAATCTTCGACGGTGGCCCGTCTTCTTCGCTCAGCTGGACGCCCGGTTCGACGTCGACCAGTTCGGCCGCCTCCGGCGTCGCTCGAATCAGGCTGTTATCGTCACGAAAGTAGTACTCGCTCAGTTCGTCCTCGAGAAACGAGTGGACTTCGCTGCCACTCTCGAGATCCCAGCGGTCCTGCAGTTCGGCATTTTTCGTCGGCTGTAGCTCAACCACGTCGGCCAGTCGCTTTCGGGCTACCTCAGAGAGCGTCATCCTCGAATCGTGTGGGGATAGGACGATACGCTATTTCTGCGTTGCGTCACGGAGTCGCCAGGAGAGGGGAGGCGACGGAGTCAGGATTCGTTCGCACTCGCGTGAGAAAAGACGAACTCGCGAAGCAACTTTCCGGCCAGGGAGGCGGCCTGCCCGTCGTCGCGGTCGTTGACCTCCACGACGTCGAACCCGGTTGCCTGGGGTGCGACGGCTCTGACGACGTCGCGCATCTCACGAGGCTCGAGGCCGAACGGTTCCATCGTCCCCGTTCCAGGGGCGTATGCGGGGTCAGCGCCGTCGATGTCGACGCTCAAGTAACACTCGCGCCCGTCGAGACGGTCCTCGAGCGTGGGGACGAATTCCGCGGCGTCTTCGGGCGCGACCACCGTCACGTCCGACTCGCTCGCACGATCCCACTCCGCTTGGTTGCCCGTGCGCGCACCGATGATAATGGCTTCTTCGACGTCGACCTCGAGTGACTCCTCGAACGCCTCGGGGTCGAGAATTCGGCGGGTGACACACGCGTGATTGAGCGGGTTCCCGCCGTACTCCAGTCTGCAGTCGAGGTGCGCATCGAGGCAGACGAACACGTCTGGGTCGACGGCACCGACGCCGGCAGCCGTCACGGTGTGTTCACCACCGAGGATGATCGGCACGGCGTCGTCCCAGACGGCGTCGGTCAGCGTGCCTTCGAGAAACTCGAGATACTCTTCGACGTCGTCCCAGGCGTGGAGGTCGCCATCGTCGTACACACCCAGGTCGGTGAACTGTTGGCCCGTCCGCTGGTCGTAATCGTCGAACGTCTCGGAAAAGTGTCGAATTCGCCGAGGCCCGAATCGGGTACCCGGCTCGAACGTCGTCGATGCGTCGAGGGGCGCACCGACGATGACGAAGTTCGCCTCCGTACGTTCGGCGGTCGCCCCAGGGAACATCAGACGATCTTGCGCTGGCCTTCCATCTCGAGGTACTCGATGTTGTCGTCAGGGGAGGCATCGACGTCCTCGGGGATGCGCATGGTGAACGTTTCGTAGGACTCGAGGTCCATCACCTGCATGTCGTCGCCGTCGGTCGAGACGACCTGGCCCTGTTTCCGGTTGATGATGGGGACCCAGATTTTCGCGTCGACAGGCTGGGAGAGCGATCGTTTCTTGCCGTCGAAGACGCCGACGGCTTCGATACGGGCTTTGGCGCTCCCGTGTTTGCCTGGCTTTGCCGTGGAGTAGGAGTTGATCTTACAGGCCGCGTCGTCGATGACGACGTAGCCACCCTCGCCGAGGTCGCGAACTTCTTTCTGCTGTTTCGCCATGTGCCGGGATACTCAATCGAGCGCTATAAAGGGATTGAAACCGCGTAGCCGATGACTCGTTTCGAGCGACCACGAAACGACTTTCTTCTCGTCCACCAATCGTCTCGTATTCGATGTCTGAGACGCTGTTGATCGCCGGAACCTTCGTGCTGGCACTCATCGCCACCATCGCGCTGATCGTCGTTCGCCGGCGACTGGACCGAACACACCAAACGCGAGTGGAGACGATCGAGCACCGCCTCGCCGAAACGCACTCGGTCGAACGGACGCACCTCGAGCGCCCACCCACGCTCCGGGAGCTTGCAGTCGTCGACCGTACCGACGACGATCGACCGGTGTACGTTCCCATCGTCCGTTTCGACCTCGGAATGACGGAAGCGCCCAGTATGGACCTCGTCTTCGAGTTCGTCGGGAGCACGCTCGAGACGGTCCACCCGATCCTCGTGGCCGATCCAGACGTCCGGATTCGACACTACGACGTCCAGTTCACGTTCGGACCAAGTGGGTTGTTCGTCTCGAGGCTCTGCCAACGAGTTTCGGTCCCACTCGAACTGGTCGACAGACTGTGTCGGGACGCGAAGTATCGGAAGTTCGATCTACAACGTGACGTTCGCGACGGTGACGCTGGCGATGGAGAGACGCCGCCAGTTATGTGGGGTGATTGTCGCGAGTATCGACGAAGCGACGACTCGAGTGAC comes from the Natronosalvus amylolyticus genome and includes:
- a CDS encoding DUF5797 family protein, which produces MTLSEVARKRLADVVELQPTKNAELQDRWDLESGSEVHSFLEDELSEYYFRDDNSLIRATPEAAELVDVEPGVQLSEEDGPPSKIRVPELHAQVVRVLAEPDERSQSVVSVLHDLRDAFDIDPSAEDVRSALQSLRRKDVVEVEYRTVPTFRLTVERDALEVVVA
- the speB gene encoding agmatinase; translation: MFPGATAERTEANFVIVGAPLDASTTFEPGTRFGPRRIRHFSETFDDYDQRTGQQFTDLGVYDDGDLHAWDDVEEYLEFLEGTLTDAVWDDAVPIILGGEHTVTAAGVGAVDPDVFVCLDAHLDCRLEYGGNPLNHACVTRRILDPEAFEESLEVDVEEAIIIGARTGNQAEWDRASESDVTVVAPEDAAEFVPTLEDRLDGRECYLSVDIDGADPAYAPGTGTMEPFGLEPREMRDVVRAVAPQATGFDVVEVNDRDDGQAASLAGKLLREFVFSHASANES
- a CDS encoding translation initiation factor IF-5A, encoding MAKQQKEVRDLGEGGYVVIDDAACKINSYSTAKPGKHGSAKARIEAVGVFDGKKRSLSQPVDAKIWVPIINRKQGQVVSTDGDDMQVMDLESYETFTMRIPEDVDASPDDNIEYLEMEGQRKIV